In one window of Streptomyces griseus subsp. griseus DNA:
- a CDS encoding acyl-CoA dehydrogenase family protein → MHLEYTPEQEQLRTELRTYFAGLVPDNAYSRYAEPAAQKRFYRETIRRLGTDGWLGVGWPEEYGGRGLTPMEQFIFFDEAAQAGVPLPLMALNTVGPTIMQFGTGEQKAYFLPKILAGEIDFAIGYSEPDAGTDLAALRTRAVREGDAYIVNGQKIWTTNGDTADWVWLAVRTDPDAPPHKGITMLLVPTSDPGYSCTLINTLASHDTTASYYENVTVPLTHRVGEENKGWRLITNQLNHERVTLAAHGTMAVRALHDVQRWAAEAKLTDGRRVIDLPWVRTRLARTHTRLDAMKLLNWQMVSALQNATLTPQDASAVKVYGSEARRDAYAWLMEIVGSAGPLKEGSAGAVLHGELERGYRSAVIFTFGGGNNEIQREIISWIGLGMPRVRR, encoded by the coding sequence GTGCACCTCGAATACACACCTGAGCAAGAGCAGTTGCGCACCGAACTGCGTACGTACTTCGCCGGTCTGGTCCCCGACAACGCCTACAGCCGCTACGCGGAACCCGCCGCCCAGAAGCGCTTCTACCGCGAGACGATCCGCCGGCTCGGCACCGACGGCTGGCTGGGTGTGGGCTGGCCCGAGGAGTACGGCGGCCGGGGGCTGACCCCGATGGAACAGTTCATCTTCTTCGACGAGGCGGCCCAGGCGGGCGTACCGCTGCCGCTGATGGCGCTGAACACGGTCGGACCCACGATCATGCAGTTCGGCACCGGCGAGCAGAAGGCGTACTTCCTCCCGAAGATCCTCGCCGGGGAGATCGACTTCGCGATCGGCTACAGCGAACCGGACGCCGGCACCGACCTCGCCGCCCTCAGGACCCGCGCGGTCCGCGAGGGGGACGCGTACATCGTGAACGGCCAGAAGATCTGGACCACCAACGGCGACACCGCCGACTGGGTCTGGCTCGCCGTCCGCACCGACCCCGACGCCCCGCCGCACAAGGGCATCACCATGCTCCTGGTCCCCACCAGCGACCCCGGCTACTCCTGCACCCTGATCAACACGCTCGCCTCGCACGACACGACGGCCAGCTACTACGAGAACGTCACCGTCCCCCTCACCCACCGCGTGGGCGAGGAGAACAAGGGCTGGCGGCTCATCACCAACCAGCTCAACCACGAACGCGTCACCCTCGCCGCCCACGGCACCATGGCGGTCCGCGCCCTGCACGACGTCCAGCGCTGGGCCGCCGAAGCCAAGCTCACCGACGGCCGCCGCGTCATCGACCTCCCCTGGGTCCGCACCCGCCTGGCCCGCACCCACACCCGCCTGGACGCGATGAAACTGCTCAACTGGCAGATGGTCTCCGCCCTCCAGAACGCCACCCTCACCCCCCAGGACGCCTCGGCCGTCAAGGTCTACGGCTCCGAGGCCCGCCGCGACGCCTACGCCTGGCTGATGGAGATCGTCGGCTCGGCGGGTCCCCTGAAGGAGGGCTCGGCCGGCGCGGTACTCCACGGCGAACTGGAACGCGGCTACCGGTCGGCGGTGATCTTCACCTTCGGCGGCGGCAACAACGAGATCCAGCGCGAGATCATCTCCTGGATCGGGCTGGGGATGCCTCGGGTGCGGCGGTGA
- a CDS encoding helix-turn-helix transcriptional regulator, with protein MTLEDLVRLRRARDRMDREYAEPLDVPALARGALMSPGHFSRSFRAAYGESPYSYLMTRRIERAKALLRRGDLSVTEVCFAVGCTSLGSFSSRFTELVGVSPSAYRARSHEDGAAIPACVAKIHTRPVRNGEAKPPPRP; from the coding sequence GTGACGCTGGAGGACCTCGTCCGGCTGCGCCGGGCCCGTGACCGGATGGACCGTGAGTACGCGGAGCCGCTGGACGTACCGGCGCTGGCGCGGGGTGCGCTCATGTCGCCGGGGCATTTCTCCCGCAGTTTCCGGGCCGCGTACGGCGAGAGCCCGTACAGCTATCTCATGACCCGGCGGATCGAACGGGCCAAGGCGCTGCTGCGCCGCGGGGACCTGTCGGTGACCGAGGTCTGCTTCGCGGTCGGATGTACGTCGCTGGGGTCCTTCAGCTCCCGCTTCACCGAGCTGGTCGGCGTGAGCCCCAGTGCCTACCGGGCGCGGTCGCACGAGGACGGTGCCGCCATCCCGGCCTGCGTCGCCAAGATCCACACGCGACCGGTCAGGAATGGAGAAGCGAAACCCCCGCCCCGTCCGTAG
- a CDS encoding VOC family protein produces MEIKLAQTFIAVDDHDKALTFYRDVLGLEVRNDVGFEGMRWVTVGSPAQPDVEIVLEPPLADPNAPAADRQAMAELLAKGLLRGVIFSTDDVDATFERIRAAGGEVLQEPIDQPYGVRDCAFRDPAGNMLRFNQPRRS; encoded by the coding sequence ATGGAAATCAAGCTCGCACAGACCTTCATCGCCGTCGACGACCACGACAAGGCGCTCACCTTCTACCGGGACGTTCTCGGCCTGGAGGTACGCAACGACGTCGGGTTCGAGGGGATGCGCTGGGTGACGGTCGGCTCCCCGGCGCAGCCGGACGTGGAGATCGTCCTCGAACCGCCGCTCGCCGACCCCAACGCCCCGGCCGCCGACCGGCAGGCCATGGCCGAGCTGCTGGCCAAGGGCCTGCTGCGCGGCGTCATCTTCTCCACCGACGACGTCGACGCCACCTTCGAACGCATCCGTGCCGCGGGCGGTGAGGTGCTCCAGGAGCCGATCGACCAGCCGTACGGGGTCCGCGACTGCGCCTTCCGCGACCCGGCCGGCAACATGCTGCGCTTCAACCAGCCGCGCAGGAGCTGA